GTTCACAAAAGTGTAACAAGCATGGGGCAAATATACCATTACTTTGCATTTGTATACCCTTTTAATCAATTATTGAACATTATAACTCACATAGCATGCCATAGACATTAACAAAAATGCCCTCACATATTATTATTGCACAAACTTAACTGTTTTATGATCACAATTAGATAAGGGTGGCAAAAGTATTCCATACAAACATGACCTGCCTAACCCTTTGGAGTTTAGGCAGGGTAATTATCCATTTATTTATTAACTCAATTTATTTTGATCCGCTCAATTAAGTTTATTTAAAAGTTGAGCTAATATTAAATCCAAATTGACCAATGAGAAACCTTGGATGTAATTTCACACAAAAATGCAATGTATGCAAGTTCATTTGGGCCCCAAGTTGGTTTGTtaatccaaaaaagaaaaaaaattcaatcccTCTCAAATTCAATCATTCCACTCATTTGATACCCTTCTAATCAGGCAAGCGTATAACAGTTTGGAAAGTATAGTGAAAAAGGAGTTCTTGTAAGTGGCACAAACGAAACGATCCGCTATAACAACTTATGAGCCTATCCTCAAGACTTTGGTCAGGGCtaaaaatcaaattttgttTAAGAATGCACATATAAAAGGTTTTCacataaaaaagaataaagaaattaGTTTTTGCATTTCCTCTGGGATGTACCTTTGGAATTTTGTTGATGAATGCACATATATACACATGAAATCTAACGTTTTTTTCATAAGATTTTCGATTCACTCATAAATGATCTTTAGACCATGATTTAAATGGTTCATAAGTTGTCggaaaatgaataaataaaatttattagaCAACTATCTCCAAATGGGACAACCAACACTCTAATGTTTTGTCAGTCCAAAAGAGTAATATTTGCACAATTTGTAAGAGGGTGTTATTCTTTCATTGCATGAAGGAACAAATGTACAAAATTTGAACACACTTTTATTGTCATTTACAATTACATCAGCTGCTTAATTCAAACTCTGAATCTGCTTAAAACtaccatatgtatatatatactagtcCTTACTATTTAAGTTGCATATTTTGAAGAAGAGAAATCAATGTCTTCTTGGTTTGTGACCTCGTCCCTTACCATCACTCGACGATCTCATTGAATAAGTACAATTCATTGATCGAGGGCTACTCTTCAAATCCTCATAAGGCTGTTGAAACCCAATGTTTTCAACAGCACCCACCGTCTTGAACAATCGTCTCTTGTGCACTTCCTCCACCAATGACTTGTGCAACAATTGGCTCCGCATATCCACTAAGGACCTGTTTCTTGTTAGTCTACGCGTATCATCTCTACCCTTCCCTTTAGAGGTGGAAGAAGTTTCTTTTGATTCTAGCATAGCTTTGCATTGCTTGTAGCACGTTCTTGCCAAAGACTGCCCGGAGCTTGAGTTTTCCTCGGGGCAGAACCGTGAAGTGGGGTGAGTAATTGCAGTAGCTGGTTGATTTTGTCTTGTAGAGGCTGTCACATGATCGTTCTCATCATCAGAGAAGTAATTGAAGTTGGAATAATTTGCAGAGTGAGACGAGCTTTGAGAGCTGGTATCATCAAACATATCACCTGCAAGAGCAAAATGTAGTGACAAACATATAAACAATCACGTCTAGGTAACTTTTTCTGGTCAAAGTATGTATGCTAGTTCCTTTAATATAACTCAACTAACATATGTGGTTCATTCTCAACAACACAGACCACTACTCTAGTTAAACAAAATCTGTCGACAGTAGAGCAAAGAGAAAACATGTGTGGAATTAGTAATTGTTAGAATGGATAAACAGTCCCACATTGGTTGGGAATGGACTGGTGATCTCTGTATATGGACTTGGGCAATTCTCCCCTCATGAGTTAGCTTTTGGGGTAGAGTTAGGCCCAGGTGCCATATTTTTTCATGTTATCAGAGCCAGGTCCATCCCGTTGGCCGTTGGGCTCTCGGTCCATGCTTCAGTTGGGCCTGGGCGTGAAGTGAGGTGTTAGAGTGGGTAAAAAGTCCCACATTGGTTGAAGAATGGATTGGGGGTCTCCTTATATGGATTTGGGCAATACTCCCATCATGAGCTAGCTTTGGGGGGAGTTAGGCCCAGGTGCCATATCTTTTCAGTAATATAACACAGATCAGATAAACTATAATACCATGAAGCCAACAACAGTCATTGGCGTTTGTGTCAATCACTTGAGAGGAGAGCAGACCTGACAATGATACTtgggaagatgaagaagatgagaAACCTTGGAAAGGGTTATGGCGATCGTTATCATCATCCTTATAGCTTAGAACATGGTAATCGGCAGATTCAAACTGATTCCACTTCTTCCACTGAGGTACTAGGCCGGATATTTCTCCATCAATCATATTAGCGATTTCACGTGGTTTCCAGTCTGTAATTTCTAATTCCTTCACCATTTCGTTTGCAACCTCCGTGGGGGTGTCAGTCACAGTGTCGAATGGGAAATACACATTCCTGACATCACCTGCAATGGACAGTGTTAAAACTTAACTTAGCAAATGCTTCAGCTTCATGAGCTTATGTAGAAACTGGACTAGTAACGTGCTTTTTTCCTTTATATAATCCTTCTCATTCTTATGGAACCacacctttttttttaatctaaaaaGTCCTAATCTTTTGAGAACAAGCTGAGGTCACAGTAGGTAAAAATTTGATAAAGATGGAAGAGCAGCAGATACCTTCTTTATCCGCAATTTGCACTTTAAGAAAAATGGTATCATCTTCAGGGTTCAATTTCCCGGTGATGGTCATATTAGTCCTTGGAACATCCTCCTTCAAGTGAAGGTCTTCAATAGCAATTTTATCATTCAAGATAGGCTTTTGAAGTCGCATCATTGTAACAGACTCACTATCAGCATCATCA
This Solanum dulcamara chromosome 8, daSolDulc1.2, whole genome shotgun sequence DNA region includes the following protein-coding sequences:
- the LOC129899205 gene encoding probable serine/threonine-protein kinase WNK4 isoform X1 — its product is MYSGRFSENCKELEDDDLGYVETDPTDRYGRFEEVLGKGAMKTVYRAIDELLGMEVAWSQIKLNDLLQSPEDIERLYSEVHLLSTLNHPSIMKFYTSWIDIEKRTFNFITEMFTSGTLRGYRKKYHRVDIRAVKIWARQILEGLVYLHEHDPPVIHRDLKCDNIFVNGHLGQVKIGDLGLAAILRGSHRAHSVIGTPEFMAPELYDENYDELVDVYSFGMCMLEMLTGEYPYSECVNPAQIYKKVISGKRPRAFYKVQDLNAQNFIRKCLEPASNRLSAKELMLDPFLVIDDADSESVTMMRLQKPILNDKIAIEDLHLKEDVPRTNMTITGKLNPEDDTIFLKVQIADKEGDVRNVYFPFDTVTDTPTEVANEMVKELEITDWKPREIANMIDGEISGLVPQWKKWNQFESADYHVLSYKDDDNDRHNPFQGFSSSSSSQVSLSGLLSSQVIDTNANDCCWLHGDMFDDTSSQSSSHSANYSNFNYFSDDENDHVTASTRQNQPATAITHPTSRFCPEENSSSGQSLARTCYKQCKAMLESKETSSTSKGKGRDDTRRLTRNRSLVDMRSQLLHKSLVEEVHKRRLFKTVGAVENIGFQQPYEDLKSSPRSMNCTYSMRSSSDGKGRGHKPRRH
- the LOC129899205 gene encoding probable serine/threonine-protein kinase WNK4 isoform X4, with the protein product MMILGMLKLTLLIVMDVYRKKYHRVDIRAVKIWARQILEGLVYLHEHDPPVIHRDLKCDNIFVNGHLGQVKIGDLGLAAILRGSHRAHSVIGTPEFMAPELYDENYDELVDVYSFGMCMLEMLTGEYPYSECVNPAQIYKKVISGKRPRAFYKVQDLNAQNFIRKCLEPASNRLSAKELMLDPFLVIDDADSESVTMMRLQKPILNDKIAIEDLHLKEDVPRTNMTITGKLNPEDDTIFLKVQIADKEGDVRNVYFPFDTVTDTPTEVANEMVKELEITDWKPREIANMIDGEISGLVPQWKKWNQFESADYHVLSYKDDDNDRHNPFQGFSSSSSSQVSLSGLLSSQVIDTNANDCCWLHGDMFDDTSSQSSSHSANYSNFNYFSDDENDHVTASTRQNQPATAITHPTSRFCPEENSSSGQSLARTCYKQCKAMLESKETSSTSKGKGRDDTRRLTRNRSLVDMRSQLLHKSLVEEVHKRRLFKTVGAVENIGFQQPYEDLKSSPRSMNCTYSMRSSSDGKGRGHKPRRH
- the LOC129899205 gene encoding probable serine/threonine-protein kinase WNK4 isoform X3, translating into MYSGRFSENCKELEDDDLGYVETDPTDRYGRFEEVLGKGAMKTVYRAIDELLGMEVAWSQIKLNDLLQSPEDIERLYSEVHLLSTLNHPSIMKFYTSWIDIEKRTFNFITEMFTSGTLRGYRKKYHRVDIRAVKIWARQILEGLVYLHEHDPPVIHRDLKCDNIFVNGHLGQVKIGDLGLAAILRGSHRAHSVIGTPEFMAPELYDENYDELVDVYSFGMCMLEMLTGEYPYSECVNPAQIYKKVISGKRPRAFYKVQDLNAQNFIRKCLEPASNRLSAKELMLDPFLVIDDADSESVTMMRLQKPILNDKIAIEDLHLKEDVPRTNMTITGKLNPEDDTIFLKVQIADKEGDVRNVYFPFDTVTDTPTEVANEMVKELEITDWKPREIANMIDGEISGLVPQWKKWNQFESADYHVLSYKDDDNDRHNPFQGDMFDDTSSQSSSHSANYSNFNYFSDDENDHVTASTRQNQPATAITHPTSRFCPEENSSSGQSLARTCYKQCKAMLESKETSSTSKGKGRDDTRRLTRNRSLVDMRSQLLHKSLVEEVHKRRLFKTVGAVENIGFQQPYEDLKSSPRSMNCTYSMRSSSDGKGRGHKPRRH
- the LOC129899205 gene encoding probable serine/threonine-protein kinase WNK4 isoform X2; the protein is MYSGRFSENCKELEDDDLGYVETDPTDRYGRFEEVLGKGAMKTVYRAIDELLGMEVAWSQIKLNDLLQSPEDIERLYSEVHLLSTLNHPSIMKFYTSWIDIEKRTFNFITEMFTSGTLRGYRKKYHRVDIRAVKIWARQILEGLVYLHEHDPPVIHRDLKCDNIFVNGHLGQVKIGDLGLAAILRGSHRAHSVIGTPEFMAPELYDENYDELVDVYSFGMCMLEMLTGEYPYSECVNPAQIYKKVISGKRPRAFYKVQDLNAQNFIRKCLEPASNRLSAKELMLDPFLVIDDADSESVTMMRLQKPILNDKIAIEDLHLKEDVPRTNMTITGKLNPEDDTIFLKVQIADKEGDVRNVYFPFDTVTDTPTEVANEMVKELEITDWKPREIANMIDGEISGLVPQWKKWNQFESADYHVLSYKDDDNDRHNPFQGFSSSSSSQVSLSGDMFDDTSSQSSSHSANYSNFNYFSDDENDHVTASTRQNQPATAITHPTSRFCPEENSSSGQSLARTCYKQCKAMLESKETSSTSKGKGRDDTRRLTRNRSLVDMRSQLLHKSLVEEVHKRRLFKTVGAVENIGFQQPYEDLKSSPRSMNCTYSMRSSSDGKGRGHKPRRH